The Planococcus liqunii genome includes a region encoding these proteins:
- the gcvPA gene encoding aminomethyl-transferring glycine dehydrogenase subunit GcvPA, whose product MKHRYLPMTSQDEKDMLDTIGIQSIDELFADIPEKVRFKGEYNIKAAKSESSLTKELAQLAAKNADSNRFASFLGAGVYDHYKPIIVDHVISRSEFYTAYTPYQPEISQGELQAIFEFQTMISELTGMDLANSSMYDGGTALAEAGMLTAGHTRRKKILVSRAVHPESRAVVRSYALGQSIEVEEIPLKDGHTDIEALKNLIDDNVAAVMIQYPNFFGQVEDLSVFEPVIHEAGALFVVSANPLALGALTPPGKLGADITVGDAQPFGIAEAFGGPHCGYFAVTKKLMRKVPGRLVGETTDEDGRRGFVLTLQAREQHIRRDKATSNICSNQALNALAASVAMTALGKVGTKQMAVQNITKTYYMKQQLKNAGFEIAFDGAHFNEIVVKTKVPVKEINAALLEKAIIGGYDLGRSYDELEGHMLVAVTEQRTKEEIDAFVQVVAAAVQEMGATHA is encoded by the coding sequence ATGAAACATCGATATTTACCAATGACGTCTCAAGACGAAAAAGACATGCTGGACACAATCGGAATCCAATCGATCGATGAATTGTTTGCGGACATTCCTGAAAAAGTCCGTTTTAAAGGCGAATACAATATTAAAGCAGCAAAATCCGAATCTTCTTTGACAAAAGAGCTGGCTCAATTGGCGGCAAAAAATGCCGATTCCAATCGTTTCGCTTCGTTTCTTGGTGCAGGCGTTTACGACCACTACAAACCGATTATTGTGGATCATGTGATTTCGCGTTCTGAGTTCTATACAGCTTATACGCCGTATCAGCCGGAAATTTCGCAAGGTGAATTGCAGGCGATTTTTGAATTCCAGACGATGATCAGCGAATTGACCGGCATGGATCTTGCCAACTCTTCCATGTATGACGGCGGAACAGCGCTTGCAGAAGCAGGCATGCTGACTGCCGGGCATACGCGCCGCAAGAAAATCCTGGTTTCCCGTGCCGTCCACCCGGAATCGCGCGCAGTCGTACGTTCATATGCATTAGGCCAATCAATTGAAGTGGAAGAAATTCCTTTGAAAGACGGCCATACCGATATTGAAGCATTGAAAAACCTGATTGACGATAATGTGGCAGCGGTTATGATCCAATACCCGAACTTCTTCGGCCAAGTGGAAGATTTGTCCGTGTTTGAACCGGTTATCCACGAAGCAGGTGCGCTGTTTGTTGTATCGGCCAATCCATTGGCGCTTGGTGCATTGACGCCTCCTGGAAAATTGGGTGCAGATATTACGGTCGGCGATGCACAGCCGTTCGGAATTGCCGAAGCATTCGGCGGGCCGCATTGCGGATACTTCGCTGTGACAAAGAAATTGATGCGAAAAGTTCCTGGACGTCTGGTCGGTGAAACGACGGATGAAGACGGGCGCCGCGGCTTTGTATTGACCTTGCAGGCGCGCGAACAGCATATCCGCCGCGATAAAGCGACTTCCAATATTTGTTCGAACCAGGCATTGAACGCACTGGCTGCTTCCGTTGCCATGACAGCGCTCGGTAAAGTCGGCACGAAGCAGATGGCGGTGCAAAACATCACCAAAACCTACTATATGAAACAGCAGTTGAAAAATGCCGGATTCGAAATTGCCTTTGACGGCGCCCATTTCAACGAAATTGTTGTCAAAACGAAAGTTCCTGTGAAAGAAATCAATGCCGCTTTGCTTGAAAAAGCCATCATTGGCGGATACGATCTTGGCCGCAGCTACGACGAGCTGGAAGGGCATATGCTCGTTGCAGTAACCGAACAGCGTACGAAAGAAGAAATCGATGCATTTGTGCAGGTAGTTGCTGCAGCAGTGCAGGAAATGGGGGCTACTCATGCATAA
- the gcvPB gene encoding aminomethyl-transferring glycine dehydrogenase subunit GcvPB, translating to MHKDNQPLIFEMTKEGRIGYSLPDLEVPEIDLKDVLPQGLIREEAAELPEVSELDIMRHYTALSKRNHGVDSGFYPLGSCTMKYNPKINETVARFPGFANIHPLQEESTVQGAMELLFDLQEHLKEITGMDEVTLQPAAGAHGEWTGLMMIRAYHESRGDMNRTKVIVPDSAHGTNPASATVAGFETVTVKSNEHGLVDLEDLKRVVGEDTAALMLTNPNTLGLFEEQILEMAAIIHEVGGKLYYDGANLNAVMSKARPGDMGFDVVHLNLHKTFTGPHGGGGPGSGPVGVKKDLIPYLPKPVLVKSGEGLTFDYNRPESIGRVKPFYGNFGINVRAYTYIRSMGPDGLKAVTEYAVLNANYMMRKLAPHFDLPYDRHCKHEFVLSGRRQKKLGVRTLDMAKRLLDFGYHPPTIYFPLNVEEGMMIEPTETESKETLDAFIDAMIQIAKEVEENPEIVQNAPHTTVIKRLDETQAARKPVLRYTKAE from the coding sequence ATGCATAAAGACAACCAACCGCTCATTTTTGAAATGACGAAAGAAGGCCGCATCGGCTACAGCCTGCCGGATCTTGAAGTTCCGGAAATCGATTTGAAAGACGTTCTGCCGCAAGGCTTGATCCGAGAAGAAGCAGCAGAGCTTCCGGAAGTGTCGGAACTGGACATCATGCGCCATTATACGGCCTTATCAAAACGCAACCACGGCGTAGATTCCGGATTTTATCCGTTGGGTTCTTGTACAATGAAATACAACCCGAAAATCAACGAAACCGTTGCCCGCTTCCCTGGGTTTGCAAATATTCACCCGCTGCAGGAAGAATCGACTGTCCAAGGCGCGATGGAATTATTGTTCGACTTGCAGGAACACTTGAAAGAAATCACAGGCATGGACGAAGTGACGCTTCAGCCGGCTGCCGGCGCTCATGGCGAGTGGACAGGTTTGATGATGATCCGCGCTTACCACGAATCGAGAGGCGACATGAACCGCACCAAAGTGATCGTTCCGGATTCCGCACACGGCACCAACCCGGCATCGGCAACAGTAGCCGGTTTTGAAACCGTTACAGTGAAATCAAATGAACACGGCTTGGTCGATCTTGAAGATTTGAAGCGCGTTGTCGGGGAAGATACAGCGGCCTTGATGCTGACCAACCCGAATACGCTCGGCTTGTTTGAAGAACAGATCCTGGAAATGGCTGCTATCATCCACGAAGTAGGCGGCAAATTGTATTATGACGGCGCGAACTTGAATGCCGTCATGTCAAAAGCGCGCCCTGGCGACATGGGCTTTGACGTTGTCCACTTGAACTTGCACAAAACCTTCACCGGCCCCCACGGCGGCGGCGGACCGGGTTCAGGCCCTGTCGGCGTGAAAAAAGACTTGATTCCATATTTGCCGAAGCCGGTATTGGTGAAATCCGGAGAAGGCTTGACATTCGATTACAACCGCCCGGAATCAATCGGACGCGTCAAACCATTCTACGGCAACTTCGGCATCAACGTCCGTGCCTATACGTATATCCGCTCAATGGGGCCGGACGGCTTGAAAGCGGTAACCGAATACGCAGTGCTGAATGCCAACTACATGATGCGCAAACTGGCGCCTCATTTCGATTTGCCGTATGACCGCCACTGCAAACACGAGTTTGTGTTAAGTGGGCGCCGCCAGAAAAAACTGGGCGTGCGTACATTGGATATGGCGAAACGCCTGCTTGACTTCGGCTACCATCCGCCGACAATCTACTTCCCGTTGAACGTGGAAGAAGGCATGATGATTGAGCCGACCGAAACAGAATCGAAAGAAACGCTTGATGCGTTCATCGATGCAATGATCCAGATTGCGAAAGAAGTGGAAGAAAATCCGGAAATCGTCCAGAATGCTCCACACACAACCGTAATCAAACGCTTGGATGAAACGCAGGCGGCCCGCAAGCCGGTTCTGCGCTACACGAAAGCCGAATAA
- a CDS encoding AAA family ATPase, producing MTKPTILFPHNHAIRETLPHYADIAAVSGRIFSQLNERSAGAWMHIDIAETITQLHTYLLDMMENGQLTYETLSYVYEARPMGKIGNVPDDLHSGNLKIQETFDNRLIYFPAHEVALTQLPFYTTADNSWPEFQCYAKSIDGAFRFLEDLNEMLRQALMNNITFLVDTEEGVRRRNYGEMAIVSRADVMLEAGVKQDIFRSIDEFFRDGGQFFKDYGVPFKRGILLYGSPGNGKTTLVKSITGSTEAPVVYWQITEYTNSYTVQEVFGIVSRLAPAILVIEDIDSMPEFTRSVFLNTLDGTQSREGLFIIGTTNYPERIDPALINRAGRFDRAYEIPSPDKKLRKQYLRKLDIKSIFSEDEIDDMAKLTKGLSISQLNELYMSSALNWHYDGDSGYAKRIQELQKQNKRTERNDWEDPESTIGF from the coding sequence ATGACAAAACCGACAATTTTATTCCCGCACAACCACGCAATCCGTGAAACCTTGCCGCATTACGCGGATATCGCTGCTGTATCCGGCCGAATCTTCTCCCAGCTCAACGAACGTTCCGCTGGCGCCTGGATGCACATCGACATCGCTGAAACGATTACGCAACTCCACACGTACCTTCTAGATATGATGGAAAACGGCCAGCTAACCTACGAAACTTTGTCTTATGTTTACGAGGCGCGTCCGATGGGCAAAATCGGCAATGTGCCGGATGATTTGCACAGCGGCAATTTAAAGATCCAGGAGACATTTGACAACCGGCTGATCTATTTTCCCGCCCACGAAGTCGCGCTGACGCAATTGCCCTTCTATACGACGGCCGACAACAGCTGGCCGGAATTTCAATGCTACGCCAAATCCATCGACGGCGCGTTCCGCTTCCTTGAAGACTTGAACGAAATGCTGCGCCAGGCATTGATGAACAATATCACATTCCTAGTCGATACGGAAGAAGGGGTTAGAAGGCGCAACTACGGCGAGATGGCAATTGTCTCGCGCGCCGATGTCATGCTTGAAGCCGGTGTGAAACAGGACATTTTCCGTTCGATTGATGAGTTTTTCCGCGACGGCGGCCAGTTCTTTAAAGACTACGGCGTGCCGTTCAAACGCGGCATCCTGCTGTACGGCTCTCCCGGCAACGGCAAGACAACGCTCGTGAAATCCATCACCGGCTCTACAGAAGCGCCTGTCGTCTACTGGCAGATTACAGAGTATACGAACAGCTACACCGTCCAGGAAGTGTTTGGGATCGTCTCCAGGCTCGCTCCGGCTATTCTCGTGATTGAAGACATCGATTCGATGCCGGAGTTCACCCGCTCGGTTTTCCTGAACACGCTAGACGGCACCCAATCGCGCGAAGGCTTGTTCATTATCGGTACGACCAATTACCCGGAACGGATCGACCCGGCGCTGATCAACCGCGCCGGACGCTTTGACCGCGCTTATGAAATCCCATCGCCCGACAAAAAGCTGCGCAAGCAGTATTTACGGAAACTCGACATCAAATCTATTTTTTCGGAAGACGAAATCGATGACATGGCGAAATTGACAAAAGGCTTGTCCATTTCACAGCTGAACGAGCTATATATGAGTTCTGCACTCAATTGGCATTACGACGGCGACTCTGGCTATGCCAAACGCATACAGGAACTCCAGAAACAGAACAAACGCACCGAACGCAATGATTGGGAAGATCCGGAATCGACGATCGGTTTTTAA
- a CDS encoding rhodanese-like domain-containing protein, with product MDFLYIILGVLLIAIIFGLISYFRIKKAVTNLTQEQFIEGYRKAQLIDVREPKEFAGGHILGARNIPQSQLRQRYKEIRSDKPVYLYDQNGARSGRVALFLKKKGYNQLYQLQGGFKQWTGKVKSK from the coding sequence TTGGATTTTCTGTATATCATCTTAGGCGTTCTGCTGATAGCAATCATCTTCGGACTGATTTCCTATTTCCGAATTAAAAAAGCTGTCACAAATCTAACACAAGAACAATTTATCGAAGGCTACCGCAAAGCTCAGCTGATCGATGTACGCGAACCGAAAGAGTTTGCCGGCGGGCACATCCTGGGCGCGCGCAACATTCCTCAATCCCAATTGCGCCAGCGCTATAAAGAAATCCGTTCCGACAAACCGGTCTACTTGTATGACCAAAACGGTGCACGCAGCGGCCGGGTCGCGTTATTCCTGAAGAAAAAAGGCTATAACCAATTGTATCAATTGCAAGGCGGTTTCAAGCAATGGACCGGCAAAGTTAAATCCAAATGA
- a CDS encoding lipoate--protein ligase family protein — MAMDEALLDWHSEGLIPPVIRFYGWNPATLSIGYFQRVEKEIDMDQVSALGLGFVRRPTGGRGVLHEHELTYSVIVSEDYPEMPETVTEAYRVISGGLLQGFKNLGLDAYFSVPDTDEKRADLKKPKSAVCFDAPSWYEMVVEGKKVAGSAQTRQKGVILQHGAILLDLDAEKLLSVFKFSSPESEEAMRRKIPEKAVAINSLREHPATIEECVDAFKAGFEEALSIHLHPYILNEEQLAYVKSIEEKKYGNDVWNFRN, encoded by the coding sequence ATGGCAATGGATGAAGCGTTATTGGACTGGCACAGCGAAGGGCTGATTCCGCCGGTGATCCGTTTCTACGGATGGAATCCGGCCACTTTGTCGATCGGCTATTTTCAGCGAGTGGAAAAAGAAATTGATATGGATCAGGTTTCAGCGCTCGGGCTCGGTTTTGTTCGCCGACCGACCGGTGGAAGGGGAGTGCTTCATGAGCATGAACTGACATACAGCGTCATTGTATCGGAAGATTACCCGGAAATGCCGGAGACGGTGACAGAAGCTTACCGCGTCATCAGCGGCGGGCTGCTGCAAGGATTCAAAAACCTGGGGCTGGATGCGTATTTTTCAGTGCCCGATACCGACGAAAAACGGGCGGATTTAAAAAAGCCGAAAAGTGCGGTCTGCTTTGATGCACCGAGCTGGTATGAAATGGTCGTTGAAGGAAAAAAAGTGGCGGGAAGCGCGCAGACCCGGCAAAAAGGGGTCATCCTGCAGCACGGAGCCATCTTACTGGACCTGGATGCTGAAAAATTGCTGTCTGTCTTTAAATTTTCGAGTCCCGAATCCGAAGAGGCCATGCGCCGCAAAATTCCGGAAAAAGCGGTGGCGATCAATTCGCTCCGGGAACATCCTGCAACCATTGAAGAATGCGTCGATGCTTTTAAGGCCGGCTTTGAAGAGGCTTTATCGATCCATCTCCATCCTTACATATTGAATGAGGAACAGCTTGCATATGTTAAATCCATAGAAGAGAAAAAGTACGGCAACGATGTATGGAATTTTCGGAATTAA
- a CDS encoding vitamin B12-dependent ribonucleotide reductase, whose protein sequence is MVSVTQTQYTLDPHSLNTDIQAFPQVHAITPDMKITHKGVSRLVMIDRYSFKDTEKKTLKAGDFVVLTVKEDPKFPARGLGYIVSIDKAANTAKIWIEEDYRSAIDKESEQESGIVNRTLDVIEKPLEVYYEQIAKRNATGLASVETTPEKRQEWFEKFYQQLVGLKFIPAGRVLYGAGADTDVTYFNCYVMPFVADSREGISDHRKQVMEIMSRGGGVGTNGSTLRPRNTLARGVNGKSSGSVSWLDDIAKLTHLVEQGGSRRGAQMIMLADWHPDIAEFIISKMQNPRILRFLIENSEDETIKKLAHNKLKFKPLTEQEEAMYQGILNYRAIPGMGGFNEKIMRDAETKLRDGGTYSVHNEEFLTGANISVTLTDDFMKAVEEDADFDLRFPAVESYSKEEMAVYNEQWHEVGDVREWERLGHKVRTYRTMKARELWNLINVCATYSAEPGIFFIDNANEKTNAKAYGQKVVATNPCGEQPLAPYSVCNLAAVNLAQFADPSTKQVDFEALKETVRVGVRMQDNVIDATPYFLEENRVQALGERRVGLGVMGLADLLIYCDKEYGSPEGNELVDEIFKTIAVAAYEQSTELAVERGSFPFLVGNTDEETAALRKAFTETGFMQGMPEEVRERILENGIRNSHLLTVAPTGSTGTMVGVSTGLEPYYSFTYYRSGRLGKFIEVKADIVREYLKNNPEADEENLPKAFVTSMDLAPEAHADVQCIIQRWIDSSISKTVNAPRGYTVEQVQGVYERLYKGGAKGGTVYVDGSRDSQVLTLKAEENTFEESHPEEVKGKRPIVLIDTIQDLRSTNVTIGSEVGDTCPVCRKGTVEEMGGCNTCTNCNAQLKCGL, encoded by the coding sequence ATGGTTTCTGTTACACAAACTCAATACACATTAGATCCACATTCTTTAAACACCGACATTCAAGCGTTTCCGCAAGTGCATGCGATTACTCCTGACATGAAAATTACACATAAAGGGGTATCCCGCCTCGTCATGATCGACCGGTATTCATTCAAAGATACGGAGAAAAAGACGCTTAAAGCCGGCGACTTCGTCGTCTTGACCGTCAAAGAAGATCCGAAATTCCCGGCTCGCGGCCTTGGCTATATCGTTTCAATCGATAAAGCCGCAAACACTGCAAAAATCTGGATCGAAGAAGATTACCGCAGTGCGATCGACAAGGAAAGCGAACAGGAAAGCGGAATCGTCAACCGTACGTTGGATGTCATTGAAAAGCCGCTCGAAGTCTATTACGAGCAAATCGCAAAACGCAACGCAACGGGTCTGGCATCTGTTGAAACGACTCCGGAAAAACGCCAGGAATGGTTCGAGAAATTCTACCAGCAATTGGTCGGATTGAAGTTCATTCCAGCTGGGCGCGTTCTATACGGAGCAGGAGCAGATACGGATGTAACGTATTTCAACTGTTACGTAATGCCGTTTGTGGCGGATTCACGCGAAGGAATTTCGGATCACCGCAAACAAGTAATGGAAATCATGTCTCGAGGCGGCGGAGTCGGAACAAACGGTTCGACGCTGCGTCCGCGCAACACATTGGCGCGGGGCGTCAACGGAAAATCTTCCGGTTCGGTTTCATGGCTCGACGACATTGCAAAATTGACTCACTTGGTAGAGCAGGGCGGTTCGCGCCGCGGCGCCCAAATGATCATGCTTGCCGACTGGCACCCGGATATTGCGGAATTCATCATTTCAAAAATGCAGAATCCCCGCATCCTCCGTTTCCTGATCGAGAACTCGGAAGATGAAACGATTAAAAAACTTGCGCACAATAAATTGAAATTTAAGCCGCTGACAGAACAGGAAGAAGCCATGTACCAAGGCATCCTGAACTACCGGGCGATTCCGGGGATGGGTGGATTCAATGAAAAAATCATGCGCGACGCTGAAACGAAGCTGCGCGATGGCGGCACGTATTCCGTCCATAACGAAGAGTTCCTGACAGGCGCCAATATTTCCGTGACCTTGACGGATGATTTCATGAAAGCGGTGGAAGAAGATGCAGATTTCGATTTGCGCTTCCCGGCTGTTGAGTCGTACTCAAAAGAAGAAATGGCCGTCTACAACGAGCAATGGCATGAAGTAGGCGATGTGCGCGAATGGGAAAGATTAGGCCATAAAGTCCGCACTTACCGTACGATGAAAGCTCGTGAACTGTGGAATTTGATTAATGTTTGTGCGACTTACTCAGCAGAACCCGGCATTTTCTTCATCGATAATGCCAACGAAAAAACAAACGCGAAAGCATACGGCCAAAAAGTTGTTGCGACAAACCCTTGCGGTGAGCAGCCGCTTGCGCCTTATTCCGTTTGTAACTTGGCAGCAGTCAACTTGGCGCAATTTGCCGACCCGTCAACTAAGCAAGTGGATTTTGAAGCATTGAAAGAAACAGTGCGCGTCGGTGTCCGCATGCAGGACAATGTGATTGATGCGACTCCTTACTTCCTTGAAGAAAACCGTGTGCAGGCTTTAGGTGAGCGCCGTGTCGGACTTGGGGTTATGGGCCTTGCGGATCTTCTCATTTACTGCGACAAAGAATACGGTTCGCCTGAAGGCAACGAATTGGTCGATGAAATCTTCAAGACCATCGCTGTGGCAGCCTACGAGCAGTCGACGGAGCTTGCAGTGGAACGCGGAAGCTTCCCATTCCTAGTCGGCAATACCGACGAAGAAACAGCAGCGCTTCGGAAAGCATTCACGGAAACCGGCTTTATGCAAGGCATGCCGGAAGAAGTCCGGGAAAGAATCCTGGAAAACGGCATCCGCAACTCGCATTTATTGACAGTTGCTCCGACTGGATCAACCGGTACTATGGTTGGCGTATCGACCGGCCTTGAACCTTATTATTCCTTCACTTACTACCGCAGCGGGCGTCTCGGCAAATTCATCGAAGTGAAAGCCGACATCGTGCGCGAGTACTTGAAAAATAATCCGGAAGCGGATGAAGAAAACTTGCCAAAAGCTTTTGTCACTTCAATGGACTTGGCTCCTGAAGCGCATGCGGATGTGCAGTGCATTATCCAGCGCTGGATCGATTCATCCATTTCGAAAACGGTCAACGCACCGCGCGGCTATACAGTCGAGCAAGTGCAAGGCGTCTACGAGCGCTTGTACAAAGGCGGAGCAAAAGGCGGCACAGTTTATGTCGACGGCAGCCGTGATTCACAGGTATTGACGCTGAAAGCGGAAGAAAATACGTTTGAAGAAAGCCATCCGGAAGAAGTCAAAGGAAAACGGCCAATCGTCCTTATTGATACCATTCAGGATCTGCGTTCGACAAATGTCACCATCGGCTCTGAAGTGGGCGACACATGCCCGGTTTGCCGCAAAGGGACAGTTGAAGAAATGGGCGGCTGCAACACTTGCACCAACTGCAACGCTCAACTGAAATGCGGATTATAA
- the aroQ gene encoding type II 3-dehydroquinate dehydratase, translating to MKVLCLNGPNLNRLGKREKEAYGTFTLDELEADLMEFAENNGINLMCMQSNHEGELIDWIHMAADDGTEGIVLNAGAYTHTSVAIRDAIAAVQIPIIEVHISNVYKREEFRQHSFIAPVAAGQITGFGQDVYKLALHALLLKQARG from the coding sequence ATGAAAGTTTTGTGTTTGAATGGGCCGAACTTGAATCGCCTCGGGAAACGCGAGAAAGAAGCATATGGCACCTTTACGCTCGATGAGCTCGAAGCAGACTTGATGGAATTTGCGGAGAATAACGGCATCAACTTGATGTGCATGCAGTCGAACCATGAAGGCGAATTGATCGACTGGATCCACATGGCGGCTGACGACGGGACGGAAGGAATTGTCTTGAATGCCGGCGCCTATACCCATACCAGCGTCGCCATCCGTGATGCCATTGCCGCCGTTCAGATTCCAATCATTGAAGTACATATTTCAAATGTCTACAAACGCGAAGAATTCCGCCAGCATTCGTTTATCGCTCCGGTAGCGGCCGGACAGATTACCGGGTTCGGCCAGGACGTTTATAAGCTGGCGTTGCACGCACTGCTATTAAAACAAGCGAGAGGATGA
- a CDS encoding M24 family metallopeptidase has translation MTPLKLQKLRKEMEQQQIEALLITSQYNLRYITEFTGTAGLALVTQHKAYFITDFRYTEQAGEQVKEFDVVQAKTNLLEEAAELVKNLAVKSLAFEKDYVTYAAFLDYEAKIEAELQPVSGLIEKIRMIKTSEEVNILKAAAKIADDAFEHICKFIKVGQTELEISNELEFFMRKQGATSSSFDTIVASGLRSALPHGVATEKKIESGDFITLDYGALYNGYISDITRTVAVGEPSDKLKEIYQVVLDAQVLGVEKIGPGMTGIEADAIARDYIKSKGYGEAFGHSTGHGIGLEVHEAPGLSFKSQTVLEPGMAVTVEPGIYLPGIGGVRIEDDILITESGNERLTHSTKELRIL, from the coding sequence ATGACTCCATTGAAATTACAAAAATTGCGCAAGGAAATGGAACAACAGCAAATCGAGGCGTTGTTGATTACAAGCCAGTACAATCTTCGCTACATAACTGAATTCACCGGTACCGCCGGACTGGCTCTCGTCACCCAGCACAAAGCATATTTCATCACCGATTTCCGCTACACGGAACAAGCTGGGGAACAAGTCAAAGAGTTCGACGTCGTGCAGGCCAAAACGAATTTATTGGAAGAAGCAGCAGAACTGGTGAAAAACCTTGCCGTGAAATCCCTGGCTTTTGAAAAAGATTACGTGACCTATGCAGCATTTCTGGATTATGAGGCCAAAATCGAAGCGGAATTACAACCGGTCAGCGGCTTGATTGAAAAAATCCGGATGATCAAAACTTCGGAAGAAGTAAATATTTTGAAGGCGGCAGCAAAAATTGCAGATGATGCTTTTGAACATATCTGCAAATTCATCAAAGTCGGCCAGACCGAACTGGAAATTTCGAACGAACTTGAATTCTTCATGAGAAAGCAAGGAGCCACCTCTTCTTCATTCGATACGATTGTCGCATCGGGCCTTCGATCCGCTTTGCCGCACGGCGTAGCCACGGAGAAAAAGATCGAAAGCGGTGATTTCATTACGCTGGACTATGGTGCTCTGTACAACGGCTACATTTCGGATATCACGCGCACGGTGGCGGTTGGAGAACCTTCCGATAAACTGAAGGAAATTTATCAAGTGGTCTTGGATGCGCAAGTTTTGGGTGTTGAAAAAATCGGGCCGGGCATGACGGGCATCGAAGCAGATGCCATAGCACGCGACTACATCAAATCAAAAGGCTATGGCGAAGCATTCGGCCATTCAACGGGGCATGGCATCGGACTTGAAGTGCATGAAGCACCTGGGTTATCATTTAAATCGCAGACAGTTCTAGAGCCAGGAATGGCTGTAACCGTGGAACCGGGAATATATCTTCCGGGAATTGGCGGAGTTCGCATCGAAGATGATATACTGATAACTGAGTCAGGAAATGAACGATTAACTCACTCCACGAAAGAGCTACGCATTTTATAA
- the efp gene encoding elongation factor P, whose translation MISVNDFKTGVTIEVDGDIWRVMEFQHVKPGKGAAFVRTKLRNLRSGNVNEKTFRAGEKVAKAQIDNRKMQYLYANGDTHAFMDTETYDQIELPEKSIEYELKFLQENMEVQVIQFQGEVLGVELPNSVVLEVAETDPGIKGDTASGGSKPATLSTGLIVQVPFFINVGDKLIINTTDSSYVSRAQ comes from the coding sequence ATGATTTCAGTAAACGATTTTAAAACAGGTGTAACAATTGAAGTGGATGGCGACATCTGGCGCGTAATGGAATTCCAGCACGTGAAGCCAGGAAAAGGCGCAGCTTTTGTCCGCACGAAATTGCGCAATTTGCGTTCAGGCAACGTCAACGAGAAAACGTTCCGTGCCGGCGAAAAAGTGGCGAAAGCCCAAATCGACAACCGGAAAATGCAGTATTTATACGCAAATGGGGATACTCATGCATTCATGGATACCGAAACATATGACCAAATCGAGTTGCCCGAGAAAAGCATTGAGTATGAATTGAAGTTCCTTCAGGAAAACATGGAAGTCCAAGTCATCCAATTCCAAGGCGAAGTGCTCGGCGTTGAACTTCCGAATTCAGTGGTGCTTGAAGTTGCAGAAACAGACCCAGGCATCAAGGGAGATACGGCAAGCGGCGGCTCAAAACCGGCTACTTTGTCGACTGGCCTTATTGTCCAAGTGCCTTTCTTCATCAATGTAGGCGACAAACTGATCATCAACACAACCGATTCTTCTTACGTTTCACGCGCACAGTAA
- the accB gene encoding acetyl-CoA carboxylase biotin carboxyl carrier protein: MKIQEIREIIKLVDNSSIDEFTYESEGTKVKLKKNSGETNAAPQSAAPAQSAPAAAPTAPAPASTPAPAAKPEELISEETPEIPAQQDENLHKILSPMVGTFYQSPSPEEAAYVQPGSKVSADQVVCIVEAMKLFNEIEAEVDGEIAEILVKDGQLVEYGQPLFLVKAN, from the coding sequence ATGAAAATCCAAGAAATCAGAGAAATTATTAAACTGGTGGATAATTCATCAATCGATGAGTTCACCTACGAATCCGAAGGTACAAAAGTGAAGCTGAAGAAAAACAGCGGCGAAACAAATGCGGCGCCACAATCAGCAGCACCAGCCCAATCGGCACCTGCAGCAGCACCAACAGCGCCGGCACCGGCTTCAACGCCAGCTCCAGCTGCAAAACCGGAAGAACTGATTTCAGAGGAGACTCCTGAAATTCCAGCCCAGCAAGATGAAAATCTACATAAGATCTTATCGCCGATGGTCGGCACGTTTTACCAATCACCCTCACCGGAAGAAGCGGCATATGTTCAGCCAGGATCGAAAGTTTCTGCTGATCAAGTGGTCTGCATCGTAGAAGCGATGAAGCTGTTCAACGAAATCGAAGCGGAAGTGGATGGGGAAATTGCTGAAATTCTTGTAAAAGATGGCCAGCTAGTTGAATACGGTCAGCCTCTTTTCCTCGTAAAAGCTAACTGA